From Rutidosis leptorrhynchoides isolate AG116_Rl617_1_P2 chromosome 3, CSIRO_AGI_Rlap_v1, whole genome shotgun sequence, a single genomic window includes:
- the LOC139896310 gene encoding RING-H2 finger protein ATL46-like — MDFRDERWVSRHTHVKMSWMKYEIYKMHALDSSPSYSPPFSDHTIHKTSIPSSSLGTKISPTILFIIIILAVLFFISGLLHLLVKFLTKYHSSSNSYSTQPDRRYPNTSNSVTLQRQLQQLFNLHDSGLDQEFIDALPVFMYKEVVGAKESFDCAVCLCEFCEMDKLRLLPICSHAFHINCIDTWLQSNSTCPLCRNTLINPVDNPVFEFDDMKEEDEIRLAPGQKTNEHEQMVAEKGVLLVRLGKFRRLTEGENETGETSSRKLDARRCYSMGSYEYVVGDTSLKLALNQKRVKKDSKIEEGNENVNNDTEGKKISISAKTDSYSVSKIWLWSKNGKLANSSENQMHNPSSVDMELPWMSRI, encoded by the coding sequence ATGGACTTTAGAGATGAAAGATGGGTTTCTAGACATACCCATGTAAAAATGTCTTGGATGAAATATGAAATTTACAAGATGCATGCCCTTGATTCTTCACCATCATATTCACCTCCATTTAGTGATCATACAATTCATAAAACATCAATCCCTTCATCTTCTTTAGGTACTAAAATCAGCCCAACTATTCTTTTCATTATAATAATTCTGGCTGTCTTGTTTTTCATATCTGGTTTGCTTCATTTACTAGTAAAATTCTTGACCAAATACCACTCTTCTAGCAATTCCTATTCAACTCAACCTGATAGAAGATACCCAAATACCTCCAACTCTGTTACACTTCAAAGACAGCTTCAACAACTCTTTAATCTGCATGATTCAGGCTTAGATCAAGAATTTATCGACGCGTTACCGGTTTTCATGTATAAGGAGGTTGTGGGTGCTAAGGAATCATTTGATTGTGCAGTTTGTTTGTGTGAATTTTGTGAAATGGATAAACTGAGATTGCTTCCCATTTGCAGCCATGCTTTTCATATAAACTGTATAGATACATGGCTCCAATCGAATTCGACATGTCCACTTTGCAGAAATACCCTTATTAACCCTGTGGACAACCCGGTTTTCGAATTTGATGATATGAAGGAAGAAGATGAGATTCGATTAGCGCCTGGTCAAAAGACGAATGAACACGAACAAATGGTTGCTGAAAAAGGTGTTTTATTGGTGAGGCTTGGTAAGTTTAGAAGACTAACCGAAGGTGAAAACGAAACAGGAGAGACTAGTAGCAGAAAACTGGATGCAAGAAGATGTTATTCTATGGGTTCGTATGAGTATGTGGTTGGTGATACTAGTCTTAAGCTGGCTTTAAATCAGAAAAGAGTTAAAAAAGATTCAAAGATTGAAGAAGGAAATGAAAACGTTAACAATGATACAGAAGGGAAGAAGATTAGTATTAGTGCTAAAACAGATAGTTATTCGGTTTCGAAGATTTGGTTATGGTCAAAAAATGGTAAATTGGCAAATTCTTCAGAGAATCAAATGCATAATCCATCTTCAGTTGACATGGAATTACCTTGGATGAGTAGAATTTAA